The genome window TTATTCGCATCTGAGTCATTTTTGTTAATCTTTGTTTTGCCTTGTGCACAAGAAACTTTGGCCAGTACATCTGTGGTAGTTAAGAGAGAGGGGAGGGAGGGGGAGGAAAGTTATTGCTTTGAAGAACAACAAGCATACAACGGTGagtgaaaaaaaaaagttaattgcATTACCAAATGTTTATCAATGATTTCAAGAGCCTGCTCGTAATTTCTTGGCAATTTAACTCTTTCCCAAAGTTTGTTTGGCATGTGAGCCCTTTCTATTGTTTTCATGTACAAATAGAACACTCCTGCATAGCACAAAAACAAATCAGAGGATccaaaagaaaattctaattcctCCTACAAAAAATTTCAGTAATTAATAAAAACCACAGAATCAGAAACAAGCAGTTCTCGAAAACACTCCGATGAAACCAGACTGTAGATTCTTTAGACAGCTTACTATGAATATTAGAACATTTAGGATGACCATATTAGCTTATCCcatcaagaaaaaaataaaattaccctcGTGATTCATAGCTCAAAACCCAGACAAAAATGATAAATTAATATAACCCAAGTATAGGGTATCTCCCCCAAGTCGCTTAGCCAGACAAAAAGGGGTAAACAAGACAGGCACTTCACAACTAAAGAAACATCTTCGACTCGAACCTAACATATAATACTAATATATAATACTCTAGGAATGGAAGGGTAAAAGTAACACAAACCAATAGGTAAAATTCCCTTTTTCCATTACAGCCAAGTTATTCATTAATGATCATAAATAGAACAATTTTCCAATAGCAGCCAGCCAAACCATTAATTCATACATCTTGTATGCCCTGGGATCGCGATTACAACCATTTCCTTACAACAACAAACCTGGGATCGCAGACCTTGTCCTGGGAGGGCAAAGAGGCTGCTTCCGAGAGTAGATGAAAAGAAGCATTGGCAACAAGTAGTAACAATAACAAgatattaagaaaaccaaagcgAAATTACAAccatttccttattttttttaaaatgaagcaaaaaaaaaaaaaaacaatagccTCTTTTATATCATTTCAAAAATGACAAGAAATAAGCTGTGCATAAATACCATCATGATCCCGAATGGTGGCGTACCGACTATTAGCCAGAGGACATGAGCTCCGGTTGCAAATCCCAGTTACATTATATGGATTTCGGCAAAATATCCCTGTCTCAATTCTGTCAATATtgcaaaaaagaagaaaaaataaatcaaataaagACCATATGTCAAACAAATAGTATATGAAGTGAGAatcaaattaagaacaaaaatcTGACTTCGCCATGAAACTGCAATGCTTGTGTCTGATAACTTGCCATATGACCTCATCATGCTGCATCTTTTCTCACTCGTAACCCTAATTTATGACGATGAGTGCGATTGCCCTTTATAACTCAACTGCAGAACATAACTTAATGAACAAGGGCGGCTCTAGGGTAAGGGCCTTAAACCCCAAATATTTAAGGCTATTAATACATTATTGTATAAtctatatttatataattattaataaaaaaataattttttaaaattcttttaaaTTTGGTAAAGTTAGAATTGAGTgagttaatatgatatatttttcCTCTTATTAAATTAAACAAATTTATTTACTTTCTCatcaattttatttttctctctttatgTATAATCGTTTTTTATTTTCTCACGATTTTACTTTCTACTTTCAACTCATATTCTCTAAATTAGTTTTTTTTTGTCACATGTGATTGATCTATACACCAGaaagtaagtttttttttttttgtgtctcGTCTTTCTTAACTAAGAAATCTCCGAAGCAAGTATCACAAAGTTCAAAACTCGATAAATAATGGGCTTGCCCCTCTATCCTTCCACTTAATACCCATATATTTGAATATGGGAGAGTTCGATACCATGACATGTGTCTAACCCACACATAATGCGTTGCGCTCTCACCACTAGATCAAAGccatattatttttttctaattttttaaaaTACGTCGTGATCACGGGAATTCTAAAGCACGTTAAGCAAAAAAATTCGACAATTATGCTGATCTTAAGGATTTTGCTACAAACTCTGACGGATCACCagaaatttttaaaattatgactgAAAATAGGACGAACAAATTTTCTGGTGCTTCAAAATTCTAGCGCTTTAAATGTTGGTGATCATCAGAATTTGTAATACTTTAAAATTTTGGCGAGGTTCAAAACTTTGGGCGAGCGCGCTTTAAAATTGTAATGCGAAGctattttctcaatttttttaataggatcaaaatattaaaaatggtTTTGAAAAGGTCTATCCAACATTATTTATAGTAGTGGAACCTTGATcgacaataacaataacaacaaaaacaTCCAGTAGAATTTCACAAGTAACGTTTTGAGAGGATAGCGTGTACACAAATTTTATCCCTATCCGAGATATATATAGAGAGGAGATGTTTCCGATAAATCCTTGGTTCGGGCCCGAAGAACTAATTGGGCTTCATCCATACTTGAGAGGTTGAAAAAATTGTCAGACTGGTCCATATCGAAGGGTCTAACCCGAGCCCAATCGAAGAGCGTAATGTGTTCCAAcgaacaaacaaacaaacaaaagaaagaaaaattctaGAAACATCTTATCTTTTGCAGAAAAACCCCCTGCCAAAGTCTTTCTCTTGAACCTTCTAGGGTTTTGTTATCCTCTTCTTACCAAACTACTCTATATTTTTTCAACAACCTAACCACACACTCTCACTACCCTCagttgagaagaaaaaaaaaccttCTTTTTGACTTCTAATTCAGGTACTGTTTTTATTATCATTGctcaaaatatattatttttaacgTTAATTTTCCTCTTTTAATTTTGAGTTTTGAGGATAATAACCATTTTAATCTTTTTGGGGTTTAATCTGATTGAGTGTAGGAACAAATGGCGACTACTCAGCTAACAGCATCATCCATTTGTGCAAAGGGTTTTGTATCCTTTGAAGGGCTTAGGTCAACTGGTAGTGTAAAGGTTGCATCTTTTGCCCCATTGAAGCAGAATAGCAGGTCTTTTCGTAGTCTTGTTGTTAAGGCTGCCACCACTGTAGCTCCTAAGGTgcattatttctttttcttttatttgtttcagttctatcattttgttttaacTGGGGTAGTTGAATGACTAGGGAGATTTGGTTTCTTTGGTATTTACGCTGCTTCCCGTATTGTGTTAATGAACGTTGTCGCGTGCAATATGAACATTGGTTTTCTTGTTCATGATTAATTTAGTGCGATTATCAGGTGTTGGTTAGCTAATTTTTGTTTCTTTAAAAGAAAGATCAAGTCTTGGTTCAGTATTTTGCAAGAGTTAGCTGAAACAAATTACTTCAACTAGAAATGGATCGGATAAGTGAGATTTGGTTTCTTTGGTATTTACGCTGCTTCCCGTATTGTGTTAGTGAACGTTGTCGCGTGCAATATGAACATTGGTTTTCTTGTTCATGATTAATTCAGTGCAATTATCAGGGGTTGGTTAGCTAATTTTTGTTTCTTTAAAAGAAAGATCAGGTCTTGGTTCAGTATTTTGCAAGAGTTAGCTGAAGCAAATAACTTCAACTAGAAATGGTTATGGATCGGATAAGTATTGTCTTTTTGTTGGATTGGGTAATTGACCTTTTCATTCTGTTTTGTGGCTTCAATTGTGTTGTAAGTTTGTGACTTGGGCTTGCTGAGAAAATATGGTTTCCTTGGCACATTTGAGGAAACAATAGTGTTATAGTTGCTAGTTCTGGTTCTGATGTTTCTTGATTTATAACTGTTAAGACTTCAGTCAAGTGTGTTTTTGGAATCCAAATATGACTTCACCGAGCATTAAGTTTTATCAGCTGGTACATCCTGGCTTCATATATTTTTATGTCCATGCTGATTCTAGCCATAGATTTTGAGGCCTAATGAGGCTAGCCTGTGGGTAACCTTAAAGGGGCAACTCGGTGCATGAAGCATCCGCGTTCATGCAGGGTCTAGGCTgcaccccaaggggtgtgatgtaggcagcctaTGCATGAGtggctgattccacggctcgaacccgtcaCCTATAGGTCATACGGAGCCAACTTTATCATTGCGACTCCCCTTCCCTTGTGGGTAACCTTACACTATCATATTTTGCTTTTATACATGTTAAAGAGACATCCCTCCCGAGAAAAAGGATAATTACTTGTTTTCTTAGTTAGAACTATTTGTTGAGTTCTGATGTTTGGTTTGTAAATATGGTGATTTGTCTCTACTAACTGGTCATGCAATAAAATTATTCCAATTCTAGCAGGAAAATTTCATGCATGCTctaaatatttattttcttcttgttgttgttgcAGTACACTACGCTTAAGCCATTGGGCGATAGAGTATTGGTAAAGATTAAGACCGCAGAGGAGAAGACTGTAGGTGGTATCCTACTTCCAGTAGCAGCCCAGTCAAAACCTCAAGGAGGTGAGGTGGTTGCTGTTGGGGAGGGTCGTTCAGCTAGCAAGACTAAAGTGGACATTAGCGTGAAGGTAATATTATATTCAGATAATAATAATCAAGCTCGGATAAATCCATGGAAATCTAGTTGACTGAAAAGATCTATCGTGTATAGACGGGTGCCCAAGTTGTCTACTCAAAGTATGCTGGAACAGAGGTGGAGTTCGATGGATCAAAGCACCTCATTCTGAAAGAGGATGATATTGTTGGTGTTCTTGAGACAGATGATATCAAGGATTTGCAGCCTTTAAATGATAGAGTCCTAATCAAGGTTTGTCAATCTTATCATTCATTCCTTCCTTGTATGCAAGATATCTGATGTTTCATAGTCAGCTGGTTATCTGTTTCTGCTTTAATTTTCCTTTGGTTTACCCGACTTTAATTGACTGAAGGAGCGTTACTTGGTGGTTGCATTTGCTGTCAGGTTGCCGAGGCTGAAGAAAAAACCGCAGGAGGCTTACTGTTGACTGAGGCAGCTAAGGAAAAGCCTTCAATTGGCGCGGTAAGAGATAGAAGATTGACTGGCAGTCAATAATCAATATTGCCTCTGATCTGCATCCCTAATCTATGCTCCCTATATTGGTTGTGAGATGTTCTAAACCTTATTCTATGTTTGAAATTACAGGTTATAGCTGTTGGGCCTGGTCCTCTTGATGAGGAAGGAAACAGGAAACCACTATCAGTATCCCCTGGTAATACAGTTCTCTACTCCAAATACGCGGGTAGTGAATTCAAAGGCGCTGATGGTTCCGACTACATTACACTCAGAGCGTCTGATGTAATGGCTGTGCTATCTTAGTTGGATATCGAGTTAATTATTCTGTGCCAAAAATTTTAAGGTTAGGAAGAGAAAGCTGCATTCACATTTCGGCAAACACTGCAAATTAATGATTAATGTCAAGTGTAGAATCAATTTTCTGAACGCATTACCTTTTTTGATTTGAGGAATTTTTACCCTTATGGGTATGTttgtatgttaaaagtgattgaAAGCTGCAGATTATGAATTGGAACTGAATTTTTTCTGATGGATTACTGggcttattgttgttgtatgtttAATAACAACAATGTCATGTTTTAAACAAACTTTTAACAGATTTGGACTAATCCCTGTATAAAATTATAATTGACCTACTAGATATTTCAGGAGAGCATAAAAACTCGAAGTGCTCTAATATCATTTAGATAC of Nicotiana tomentosiformis chromosome 7, ASM39032v3, whole genome shotgun sequence contains these proteins:
- the LOC104112678 gene encoding 20 kDa chaperonin, chloroplastic-like, translating into MATTQLTASSICAKGFVSFEGLRSTGSVKVASFAPLKQNSRSFRSLVVKAATTVAPKYTTLKPLGDRVLVKIKTAEEKTVGGILLPVAAQSKPQGGEVVAVGEGRSASKTKVDISVKTGAQVVYSKYAGTEVEFDGSKHLILKEDDIVGVLETDDIKDLQPLNDRVLIKVAEAEEKTAGGLLLTEAAKEKPSIGAVIAVGPGPLDEEGNRKPLSVSPGNTVLYSKYAGSEFKGADGSDYITLRASDVMAVLS